The stretch of DNA CCACTCCCGCAGTTTCTGTACGCAACCTGCTTTCTCCTAAAGTTACAGGTACAAATCCGTTTTGCAAAGCTAATTCAATTTCAGCTGGTGTAAAATCTCCCTCTGGCCCAATCAGGAGTAAAACTTCCTCATTTGCCTTATACGATTGTCTAAGTGACTGGCGATCATTTTCTAAGCAATGGGCAATATATTTGCTTTTTAGTTTTGATTGAACTATAAATTGTTTAAAATCCGTACTTACATTTAATTTCGGCTTAAAGGCTTTTAAGCTTTGTTTGATTGCAGACACAATAATTTTATTCAACCTATCTGTTTTTATCTCTTTTCTTTCGGAACGCTGGCAAATAATTGGGGTAATCTCATCGATTCCGATTTCGGTTGCCTTCTCCAAAAACCATTCGATCCGCTCTATATTTTTGGTCGGCGCAATAGCAATATGCAGGTAAAAATTTCGCTTGCCGAAATCAGATTGCTTCTCTAACACATGAAGTGTACATCTTTTAGGATGGGCATCAGTAATTTCGGTTTTATAGAATCCTCCTACACCGTCAATCAAATAAACAATATCCCCATTGTTCAATCGCAACACACGAACACAATGCTTACTTTCTTCTTCATTCAGTTGATAATAATCGGCTGAAATATCCGGAGTATAAAAGAGATGCATAAGAAAAATCAGTATAAAAAATTACAGGGAAATACAACATCGTGTATTTCCCTGTTCAATATAGTAACAAATTATAATTTAAACTTCAGGTTCGCCTGGTTCCTGGCTTAGCATTACCATGCGAACAGATTCAATCATTCGGTTGGACTTCTTTAATATGGTAAAATTATAGCCATAAGCATCCATACTGTCTCCCACATCCGGAATGCGTTCAAATATAACATTCATCAAACCTGCAACTGAATCAT from Solitalea canadensis DSM 3403 encodes:
- a CDS encoding 16S rRNA (uracil(1498)-N(3))-methyltransferase; amino-acid sequence: MHLFYTPDISADYYQLNEEESKHCVRVLRLNNGDIVYLIDGVGGFYKTEITDAHPKRCTLHVLEKQSDFGKRNFYLHIAIAPTKNIERIEWFLEKATEIGIDEITPIICQRSERKEIKTDRLNKIIVSAIKQSLKAFKPKLNVSTDFKQFIVQSKLKSKYIAHCLENDRQSLRQSYKANEEVLLLIGPEGDFTPAEIELALQNGFVPVTLGESRLRTETAGVVACTQLNFINEI